The Coregonus clupeaformis isolate EN_2021a chromosome 37, ASM2061545v1, whole genome shotgun sequence sequence tggaggcaatgtgatggtctgggggtgctttggtggtggtaaagtgggagatttgtacagtgtaaaagggatcttgaagaaggaaggctatcactccattttgcaacgccatgccatacccaatttcctcctacaacaggacaatgacccaaagcacggCTCCAAaatatgcaataactatttagggaagaagcagtcagctggtattctgtctataatggagtggccagcacagtcaccggatctcaaccctattgagctgttgtgggagcagcttgaccgtacgtaagaagtgcccatcaagccaatccaacttgtgggaggtacttcaggaagcatggggtgaaatctcttcagattacctcaacaaattgacaactagaatgccaaaggtctgcaaggctgtaattgctgcaaatggaggattctttgacaaaagcaaagtttgaaggacaattattatttcaataaaaaatcattatttctaaccttgtcaatgactacatttcctattcattttgctatatttcctattcaaactcatttcatgtatggtttcatggaaaacaaggacatttctaagtgaccccaaactgtacagtacagtatttgaGTACACACGAATGTAAGCTGTAAAGGCTGATATGCACACTACTGATCTCCTAGTTTGCCAAATATAATTTTAGTGGCCCATACCTTTGGAAGGTGTCCGAGAGAAGGGCGATCATCAGGTTGACACACAGAATGGAGGACAGAGCCAGGAAGGTACCACAGAGGAAGTGGGCCATGATCGAGTCCACTTCCACCATGGCATTAAACTCGTACTCATCCACCAGAGTGATGCGGTACAGGCTGTAGAGCAGCTGGGGTACAGTCCGCATACTGGGTATTGACGCCTGACCTGGGGAGGACAGTTCACACAGACTCAGACAGACaaactgtaaatacatttgtTTATGTGTATTTTTTATCATACTAGGACAGCTGCAGTAGCGTATACCATGTCATATTGTGGGTGTGTTTTATAAAATATGCATGACTTCATGGTTTGTTGGCCAACTTACCTCCAAATATAATCCAGAAGGCACATGCATAAGGGATGAAGATCTCTGCATATAGGAAGAGGAAACGCAACACATCCCCCACAATCTtccccagcatgacaatgaaagGACCCATAACCCTGTACAGAATGAGGATAAAATGTTGTGGTATTGGTGTAATGCTGTGGAATTTTCAGGTGCAATGATTCTAAGATCTGCTGTATGAGTTCAATGTGGGTCAGTATTTGGCTACTTTATATTTGGAAATATCCAGACATGCTGTTCTAAAAATTTATCCTATTTTGGACATGAGGGCCATGACCATATGATGACCTATGAGCTCTAGTTCCTTTGTTGTCACGACTCACGACTGCCTGTGGGGCCCCATTCATGTGTTGTTGTCATGGAACCTGATAACTCCAGGTGTACCTATGGGGACGCTGACCAGGTGTCACTATTATGTCTGAGATACCCAATGAACAATATGCATTGTTCGTGGGATAGCTCAGACACCCAGTCCAGGTGTTCTTTTATTCATTTGGGTTTAATTTcagttgtgtttttattttttcctCAGAACATATTGTTCCCTTCCATGATCCATTGGGGACCAGAGAACAGTCATCAATGGGGGAAGGGAAGTAAATATTAATTATTCTCCACCACAAGATTGGTGCTCTAAAATGAATGAATGCCTTGCACTTCATAAGGGAGACAAGTAAAGAAATGATCCCTAAAAGAGGACTCTTCAGTGGTGGTCAGTCTGGTCACCTGAAGGCTCGGACGTGTTTCATCAGCCGGAGCCAGAGGAAGATGATGACTACAGCGAAGAGGCGCAGGCTGTAGTCTCGCAGTGTGCCTGCCAACAAGAAGATGTCTGCCACATGGATCCCAAACACCGCCATCAGCAGAATGTACACCAGCCAATCAAAGATGTTCCTGTGACACAGCCAAATTAGATACCATTGTCTGCTTGCCAGTTAGGTAATATATGAGCATTATTAAGGGCCAGAGTTACACCATATCCATATGAGATGTACTGTATCGTATATAACACAAATGTGTTTACCAGGGGTCTTGTAAGTAGTTTCCCTTCATGCGGTGGATAAACTTGATTTGCTCTTCCAAGAAATGTTTTTCCTTTGAAGCAGGAAgacaaaaaatttaaagaatatgtaATGTTGCACATTCTCAATGGGGATTATAACAACCTGTAGCCTTACAAAGGGCATACTGCCAAAATAATGTATTGGGGTCAGGAGGACTCTCCTTAGATCTTAATTCAGTTTATTTTGGTTAACTGTGTATGCCTAGATCAGGTCTAGAAACTTCTCTAAgatgtgcgtctgtgtgtgtctactgGGTAAGAAAAGGTTCTGTACCTCGGGCCACATTGGGTGTGTGCAGCGCAGGTCATCGTTGGTGCGATGCTCACACCAACTCTGCCAGCTCCTTAGCTTCCTCCTGGAGCCTATCATCTCCGCCACCTCCCGGCCCACCTCCACCACTGTCAGCCCCAGAGCCACCACCACCCCAAACACACGCCACCAGTCCTGCAGGAAGATATACTTtttatatttagatttgtttatttggatccgcATTAGCTGTTACAATCACAacagctactctttctggggtccacAATGACTTTATCAATGACTCATGAGCAATCACATGTCCAAACATTTGTATGACCTGTGAAATACTTCTGACCTTTATATTCACATTGTTTCATTGTGGATCCAAATGAAGGACTGAAATGTGTGTGAATCTTAAAACACCACACTTTTAATGTAATTCTGAAGAGTTAATGaaataataacacacacacacacacacatatatacatatatatatatatatatatatatatataatgttccCTTTGTCCTTCACTTTCTCACCTCAGGGAAAACATAAGGCTCCTCGTTTCGGATGACAGACACAGAGATGGCCACGGTCGTCCAGGAGACTATAAACAGGAAGTTAAGGAGTAGGAGTATCCAAGCCCCCAACCTACAGAGACACCAGTTTACCATTCAGAGTGAAATACTGAGCCACCATTAACAGTAGATCCCTTTAGCTATGTGTCTAACTGTGTGAATGGTTAGGGCCTATGGTATATTTTATTTATGACAGCGCATGAGACTGGAGGGGgcaagagaggagacagagcccCATCTGGCAGGAGCGACACACCTGCCACTTCTCTCTGGCAAAAGTCTCTCTCAAAGTCTCTCTCACTGATGAACTGACCTGCCATATAGTTTCCACTTGACAGTGATGAGCTTCAGAACCACAGGGTGCATGATGAGATCCAACTTCCCCTGGTGTACTATGAACTCCaactgtggtgagagagagaaaaaaaatctcagagAAAATTCATATAGCAATTATGATCAAATTAGTTGACTTATTTTACATATTTGACTCATATGTAGTCTTCCATCATAGTTTTCATCCATTATCACTTTTTTAGCCTGTTTAGCCTTAAAAGATGGGAACATACTGGTGATGTAGGCTCACTGGCAACACCCTCTGGAAGACAAAAAAATGAAATTAGAGATCAcacaaaagtttaaaaaaaagatatcCAAAGTTTAGAAGACTGTTGCACAGTTTGATCCACTGAGTTAGGTTGTTAAACAGAGTGTATTATTATAAGTGGGATCATTGGCCATTTAGGACATTTTGTTCTGTGGAAATAGTATTTATTTCAGACTATTTAGATAGGTTACCTTGTGAGCCCTGTCCTGGTGGATTCTGCTTGCAGGGTGGCTCTGGCTCCAGCAGGTGGAGGTAGTAGAACTGCTGCCTGGTCATCCGGTCAGTCACATGGAACTGGTTCAGCGCCAAATGAGCCTGACACCACCAAAGAGAGCTGAACAATGCTATAGGATGATGACATACAGAACCCACTATATCACAACAACTAGCACATTGTCAGGCCAAACTATACAATTGGAGCATGTCCTACAGTATGACTCATTTGGTCAGTGACCATCCAACCCATATTTACCACTGAGGTCATCTTGTCAATCATGGCGGTGATGCAAAGTTGACCATCAGAGTCCTTCACCCCAGCATCTGCCCCCAGTTCCATTAGCGTCCGTGCAGCCTCACTCCTGTCTGAATACACACAGGAGTACAACAAAAGAAGCATAATCAAGTACAGCAAGAACTGTGTAATGTGCAATGTAGTTATTTGTAAGGTGAGGTGAAGGGCACATTTCCATGTGTGTATGGACAATAAAGTTGTGTTTCATTCTATTCTAATACAAAGTATTGAGTGTGAAATGTGCACTCAGAGGCAAGTAAGGGTATTACCTAGGTTGGCAGCCAGTTGTAGAGGGGTTCTCTTTTTGTAGTCTCGTGCGGAGATGTCTGCCCCATACTGCAGCAGCACCCTGACTGCCCCCACTGCGTCGTTCTTAGCAGCGTAGTGCAGAGGGGTCTGATGATCCATGTTGGTCTGAGCACCAATGTcagctaaagggacaggacataCATATGTGAGCTACAGTACAAAACACATTGAAATCACTCACCCACAGAAGTAACACACAAGTGACACAAAGACgattgacctctgacctttccTCTCCAACAGGAAGTGGATCATCTCCTCGTAGTCCAGAGCTGCGGCAACATGCAGGGGCGTGACCCCGTAGGAGTCAGGACGCAGAACATCAGCCCCCCTCTCCAGGAAGAAACGCATCACGTCCACGTTCCACGCCCTCGAGATCTACAACCAGGCAGAAGAGCCCTGTGAACACACAGTGGCTGGAAGCCACTCAGAATGATCTGCCACAGCAGAAGGTCTTTGAGCCATTTGATGACATGGAAAGATACCTCATGTAAGACAGTTTGTCCATATCGGTCTGTTGAGTTGGGGTCGGCTCCATCTGCGATTACATCATTCAGGTACTGAAGGTCCACCTATGACCAAACAGGATTATTGACCGTATGAATCATCACTAGCCTTCAATCAGACCATATCTAATCTATACCTTTAGCCCCATTTTACAACTTAAAGGCAGAATGCCATCCACCCCTCACCTCATCAGTGTCCTGATT is a genomic window containing:
- the LOC121553281 gene encoding transient receptor potential cation channel subfamily A member 1-like → RAWNVDVMRFFLERGADVLRPDSYGVTPLHVAAALDYEEMIHFLLERKADIGAQTNMDHQTPLHYAAKNDAVGAVRVLLQYGADISARDYKKRTPLQLAANLDRSEAARTLMELGADAGVKDSDGQLCITAMIDKMTSVAHLALNQFHVTDRMTRQQFYYLHLLEPEPPCKQNPPGQGSQEGVASEPTSPLEFIVHQGKLDLIMHPVVLKLITVKWKLYGRLGAWILLLLNFLFIVSWTTVAISVSVIRNEEPYVFPEDWWRVFGVVVALGLTVVEVGREVAEMIGSRRKLRSWQSWCEHRTNDDLRCTHPMWPEEKHFLEEQIKFIHRMKGNYLQDPWNIFDWLVYILLMAVFGIHVADIFLLAGTLRDYSLRLFAVVIIFLWLRLMKHVRAFRVMGPFIVMLGKIVGDVLRFLFLYAEIFIPYACAFWIIFGGQASIPSMRTVPQLLYSLYRITLVDEYEFNAMVEVDSIMAHFLCGTFLALSSILCVNLMIALLSDTFQRVYDNALANAVMQQAAIILQVEESMPRLCRFYDDQHIHRFCAPLGELYDDDIRTDSKRHAELKTITTQIKETLDEFLEIQKEVNPSEQRRPEESDRGSWERGFSSPVQGEHLQTLQRLQMDQTQQNQDLSALRADMKNLQALIHQLIQSQTSSCVECGVNAAESTGSETVEAPPYRASTG